One window from the genome of Bacillus weihaiensis encodes:
- a CDS encoding methionine ABC transporter ATP-binding protein, whose translation MILLKDVNKTYETKSGKVNAVQNVNLEIQKGEIYGIIGYSGAGKSSLIRLLNGLEKPTSGTIQVAGNDIGTIKGSTLREARQEISMIFQHFNLLWSRTVRENIAFPLEIAGVRKAARKARVDELIKLVGLEGREDAYPSQLSGGQKQRVGIARALANNPKVLLCDEATSALDPQTTDSILDLLVDINERLGLTIVLITHEMHVIRKICHRVAVMESGEVVEEGNVLDVFRNPKQPITKRFVKQVTEPEETNEVVGHLLELYPKGRVIQLTFVGEAAEQPLMTNLIRKYDIEVNILQGKISQTQSGSYGNLFIHLDGEELEVNKALSYIYEQQVEVEVIANA comes from the coding sequence ATGATTCTCTTAAAGGATGTAAACAAAACTTATGAAACAAAGTCAGGTAAAGTGAATGCTGTTCAGAATGTTAACCTCGAGATTCAAAAAGGTGAGATCTATGGCATAATCGGTTACAGTGGTGCGGGGAAAAGCTCTTTAATACGATTATTAAACGGATTAGAAAAACCAACAAGCGGAACGATTCAAGTTGCAGGAAATGATATCGGAACAATAAAGGGTTCTACTCTACGAGAGGCACGCCAAGAAATTAGTATGATCTTCCAACACTTTAATTTACTTTGGTCAAGAACAGTCCGTGAAAATATTGCGTTTCCATTAGAGATTGCAGGTGTTAGGAAGGCCGCTAGAAAAGCAAGAGTTGATGAATTAATTAAATTGGTGGGATTAGAAGGAAGAGAGGATGCGTATCCTTCTCAATTAAGTGGTGGGCAAAAACAACGTGTTGGAATTGCAAGAGCTCTAGCAAATAACCCAAAGGTGTTGTTATGTGATGAAGCAACGTCAGCACTTGATCCACAAACTACTGATTCTATTTTAGATTTACTAGTTGATATTAACGAACGACTTGGTTTAACAATCGTGTTAATTACACATGAAATGCATGTTATCCGAAAAATATGTCATCGTGTGGCTGTAATGGAAAGTGGAGAAGTTGTAGAGGAAGGTAATGTACTAGATGTATTTAGAAATCCAAAACAACCGATTACGAAACGATTCGTTAAGCAAGTAACGGAACCAGAAGAAACTAATGAAGTAGTCGGACATTTATTAGAGCTCTATCCTAAAGGTAGAGTCATTCAATTGACCTTTGTAGGGGAAGCTGCAGAGCAACCATTAATGACAAATCTCATTCGAAAATACGATATAGAAGTCAATATTCTCCAAGGGAAAATATCACAAACTCAAAGTGGTTCATATGGAAATTTATTTATACATCTTGATGGGGAAGAGCTAGAAGTAAATAAAGCGTTAAGCTATATTTATGAACAACAAGTAGAAGTTGAGGTGATTGCAAATGCTTGA
- a CDS encoding methionine ABC transporter permease — protein MLEQLLPEVKWEKVWDATYETTYMTGVSVIATFIIGLILGLLLFLTSKGNIWSNSLINSVLSGIVNIFRSIPFIILVILLLPFTKIVVGSILGANAALPALIIGSAPFYARMVELALREVDKGVIEAAKSMGAKTSTIMWKVLFPESLPALISGITVTAIALVGFTAMAGVVGAGGLGDLAYREGFQRNNFEVTIIATIFILIIVFIIQIIGDILVKITDKR, from the coding sequence ATGCTTGAGCAGCTGTTACCTGAAGTAAAATGGGAAAAGGTTTGGGATGCAACATATGAAACAACCTATATGACGGGTGTTTCTGTAATAGCTACATTTATTATCGGTTTAATACTAGGATTACTATTATTTTTAACATCAAAGGGAAATATATGGAGTAATAGCTTAATCAATAGTGTTTTATCAGGTATTGTGAATATTTTTAGGTCTATTCCATTCATTATACTTGTTATTTTACTTTTACCTTTTACAAAAATTGTGGTTGGCTCAATACTTGGTGCAAATGCCGCTTTACCAGCTTTAATTATCGGCTCAGCACCTTTCTATGCAAGAATGGTTGAGTTAGCTCTTAGAGAAGTGGATAAAGGGGTAATCGAGGCAGCAAAATCAATGGGGGCAAAAACTTCTACTATTATGTGGAAAGTGTTATTCCCAGAATCACTTCCTGCACTTATTTCTGGCATAACTGTAACAGCCATTGCTTTAGTTGGCTTTACTGCTATGGCGGGTGTGGTTGGTGCTGGAGGGTTAGGTGACCTTGCGTATAGAGAAGGTTTCCAACGTAATAACTTTGAAGTGACGATTATTGCAACCATCTTCATCTTAATTATTGTGTTTATTATCCAAATTATTGGTGATATCTTAGTAAAAATAACTGACAAACGTTAG
- a CDS encoding MetQ/NlpA family ABC transporter substrate-binding protein yields the protein MKKYLLSIVLTVFAILLVACGGGENEATQENNAGNEEEAKVLKVGATTVPHAEILEEAKPLLAEKGIELEIEEFSDYPIINPALAEGDLDANYFQHVPYLDNAIKENGFELENVGAIHIEPFGIYSKEYKTLEELPEGAKIIMSNNVAEMGRVLALLQEKGLITLDSEVEKINATKDDIIENPKNLEIVDSVAPEMLASAFENNEGDAVIINGNYALAAGLNPAEDAVALEAGEDNPYANIIVVRSEDKDNEEIKTLVEVLKSQEIKEFINTKYPGSVLPVNE from the coding sequence ATGAAAAAATATCTTTTATCAATCGTATTAACTGTTTTTGCTATACTACTTGTTGCATGTGGTGGAGGCGAAAATGAAGCAACTCAAGAAAATAATGCAGGGAATGAAGAAGAAGCAAAAGTACTTAAAGTAGGTGCAACAACAGTACCTCACGCTGAAATTTTAGAAGAAGCTAAACCTCTTTTAGCTGAAAAAGGAATTGAACTGGAAATTGAAGAGTTTTCGGATTATCCGATCATTAACCCTGCTCTTGCTGAGGGAGATCTTGATGCCAACTATTTCCAACATGTACCTTACCTAGACAATGCTATTAAAGAAAATGGGTTCGAGCTTGAGAATGTTGGAGCAATTCATATTGAACCTTTTGGTATCTATTCTAAAGAATATAAAACATTAGAAGAATTGCCAGAGGGTGCGAAGATTATTATGAGTAATAATGTTGCTGAAATGGGTCGAGTTTTAGCACTTCTTCAAGAAAAGGGTTTAATTACATTAGATTCAGAAGTAGAAAAAATTAACGCAACAAAAGATGATATTATTGAAAATCCAAAAAATCTTGAAATTGTTGATTCAGTTGCACCTGAAATGTTAGCAAGTGCATTTGAAAATAATGAAGGTGATGCCGTTATTATTAATGGTAACTATGCTCTTGCAGCAGGTCTAAATCCAGCAGAAGATGCAGTTGCACTTGAGGCTGGAGAAGACAATCCATATGCGAATATCATTGTTGTCCGCAGTGAGGATAAAGATAATGAAGAAATTAAAACATTAGTTGAAGTATTAAAATCACAAGAGATTAAAGAGTTTATTAATACAAAATATCCTGGATCTGTATTACCAGTAAACGAATAA
- a CDS encoding carboxymuconolactone decarboxylase family protein: MEYHEPRNSTEAALHEYKSGLGVFTQKMPEIARHYNAFTETCFMEGTLSQKQKHLIALGIAINAQDEYCIIYHTKGCLDTGASEEEILEAIGVTAAFGGGAAMSQAVTLVQECIVELNELKQ, encoded by the coding sequence ATGGAATACCATGAACCTAGAAATTCTACTGAAGCTGCTTTACATGAATACAAGAGTGGTTTAGGTGTGTTTACTCAAAAAATGCCTGAGATTGCACGTCACTATAATGCCTTCACAGAAACTTGTTTTATGGAAGGAACACTTTCGCAAAAACAAAAACACCTAATTGCGCTAGGAATTGCAATTAATGCCCAAGATGAATACTGTATTATTTATCACACTAAAGGCTGCTTAGATACAGGAGCAAGTGAAGAAGAAATCTTAGAGGCAATTGGTGTAACAGCTGCATTTGGCGGAGGAGCTGCTATGAGTCAGGCAGTTACCTTAGTCCAAGAATGCATCGTTGAATTAAACGAATTAAAACAATAA
- the sufC gene encoding Fe-S cluster assembly ATPase SufC: MAGSTLIIKDLHVEIDGKEILKGVNLEINGGEFHAIMGPNGTGKSTLSSAIMGHPKYEVTQGSITLDGEDVLEMEVDERARAGLFLAMQYPSEISGVTNADFLRSSINARREEGEEISLMKFIRKMDANMEELEMDPDMAQRYLNEGFSGGEKKRNEILQLMMIEPKIAILDEIDSGLDIDALKVVAKGINKMRSEEFGCLMITHYQRLLNYITPDKVHVMMQGRVVKSGGPELAQRLEAEGYDWIKQELGIEDETVGQEA, from the coding sequence ATGGCAGGTTCTACATTAATCATTAAGGATTTACACGTAGAGATTGATGGTAAAGAGATTTTAAAGGGTGTAAATCTTGAAATAAACGGCGGAGAGTTCCATGCAATCATGGGACCAAATGGTACAGGTAAATCTACTCTATCATCTGCAATCATGGGTCACCCAAAATATGAAGTGACACAAGGTAGCATTACTCTTGATGGTGAAGATGTACTAGAAATGGAAGTTGACGAGCGTGCGCGTGCAGGTCTATTCCTAGCTATGCAATATCCAAGTGAAATTAGTGGAGTAACAAATGCAGACTTCTTACGTTCTTCAATTAATGCTCGTCGCGAAGAAGGGGAAGAAATTTCATTAATGAAATTCATCCGTAAAATGGATGCAAACATGGAAGAATTAGAAATGGATCCAGATATGGCACAACGTTACTTAAACGAAGGATTCTCAGGTGGAGAGAAAAAACGTAATGAAATCCTTCAATTAATGATGATTGAGCCAAAAATTGCAATTCTAGATGAAATTGACTCTGGTCTTGATATTGATGCACTTAAAGTTGTTGCTAAAGGGATCAACAAAATGCGCAGCGAAGAGTTTGGCTGCTTAATGATCACTCACTACCAACGCCTACTTAACTACATTACTCCAGATAAAGTACACGTAATGATGCAAGGTCGCGTTGTAAAATCAGGTGGACCAGAACTAGCACAACGTTTAGAAGCAGAAGGTTATGACTGGATTAAACAAGAACTAGGTATTGAAGACGAAACTGTTGGTCAAGAAGCTTAA
- the sufD gene encoding Fe-S cluster assembly protein SufD produces the protein METKTFNQDYVTSFSKQLGEPDWLTDLRLQALAKSEDLPMPKPDKTKIDKWNFTHFKEHVVKNEALSSLTDLDEDVKALIDVEASNNNLYVQVNNTAAYTSISEELKAQGVILMDIHTAASEHSELVKKYFMTDGVKVDEHRLTALHAALLNGGVFVYVPKNVEVAEPIQTIFVHNDPNTTLFNHVIVVADDNSSVTYVENYISTVQEVEGVFNIISEVFANTNSRVTYGAVDTLAKGITTYVNRRGVAARDARIEWALGLMNDGDTISENVTNLMGDGSYGDTKSVVVGRGEQKQNFTTKVVHFGKHSEGYILKHGVMKDSASSIFNGIGKIEHGASKSNAEQESRVLMLSEKARGDANPILLIDEDDVTAGHAASVGRVDPIQLYYLMSRGISKVEAERLVIHGFLAPVVKELPIEGVKKQLVEVIERKVR, from the coding sequence ATGGAAACGAAAACTTTCAATCAGGATTATGTCACTAGCTTTTCAAAGCAGCTAGGTGAACCAGATTGGCTTACAGATCTTCGCTTACAAGCTCTTGCTAAAAGTGAGGATCTTCCAATGCCAAAGCCAGATAAAACAAAAATCGACAAATGGAATTTTACACATTTCAAAGAACATGTTGTGAAAAATGAAGCATTATCATCTTTAACAGACTTAGACGAAGATGTAAAAGCACTAATTGATGTAGAAGCTTCAAATAACAACTTATATGTACAAGTAAATAATACAGCTGCTTATACTTCTATTTCTGAAGAATTAAAAGCACAAGGTGTTATTTTAATGGATATTCACACGGCAGCTAGTGAGCACTCAGAGCTTGTAAAAAAATACTTTATGACAGATGGTGTAAAGGTTGATGAACATCGCCTTACAGCACTGCACGCAGCTCTTTTAAATGGTGGTGTGTTTGTCTATGTACCTAAGAATGTTGAAGTGGCAGAACCAATTCAAACAATCTTCGTACACAATGATCCAAACACAACATTGTTTAACCACGTAATTGTTGTAGCAGACGACAATAGCTCAGTAACGTATGTAGAGAACTATATTTCAACTGTACAAGAGGTTGAAGGTGTATTCAATATTATCTCAGAGGTGTTTGCGAATACGAACTCACGCGTGACGTACGGTGCAGTTGATACATTAGCAAAAGGTATTACAACGTATGTTAACCGTCGCGGCGTAGCAGCACGTGATGCTCGTATTGAATGGGCTCTTGGTTTAATGAACGATGGAGATACTATTTCAGAGAATGTAACGAACCTAATGGGTGACGGCTCGTATGGAGATACAAAATCTGTCGTTGTAGGTAGAGGAGAGCAAAAGCAAAACTTTACAACAAAGGTTGTTCACTTTGGTAAGCACTCTGAAGGATACATTCTTAAGCATGGTGTAATGAAAGATAGTGCTTCTTCTATCTTTAACGGAATTGGAAAGATTGAACATGGAGCATCTAAGTCTAATGCAGAACAAGAATCTCGTGTGTTAATGCTTAGTGAAAAAGCTCGTGGAGACGCGAATCCAATTCTTCTGATTGATGAAGATGATGTAACGGCAGGTCACGCAGCATCTGTTGGTCGTGTAGACCCAATTCAGCTTTACTATTTAATGAGCCGTGGAATTTCAAAGGTAGAGGCTGAGCGCTTAGTTATTCATGGTTTCTTAGCACCTGTTGTTAAGGAATTACCAATTGAAGGCGTGAAAAAGCAGTTAGTTGAGGTAATTGAAAGGAAAGTTCGATAA
- a CDS encoding cysteine desulfurase: protein MNISDIRKHFPILDQQVNGRDLVYLDSAATSQKPLAVIDALSTYYREYNSNVHRGVHTLGTRATDGYEGAREKVRKFIGAKSMQEIIFTRGATTALNIVAQSYGLANVKQGDEIVITYMEHHANVIPWQQVAKITGATLKYIPLQEDGTIDLKDVEETVTSQTKIVSVMQVSNVLGTINPIKEIAQIAHKHGAIMVVDGAQSTPHMKVDVQDLDCDFFAFSGHKMGAPTGIGVLYGKKQLLEKMEPVEFGGEMIDFVGLQESTWKELPWKFEAGTPIIAGAIGLGAAIDFLQEIGLENIEAHEHKLAQYAMEKLSDVEGLTIYGPNHRAGLITFNIEDVHPHDVATVLDAEGIAVRAGHHCAQPLMKWLKVSATARASFYLYNTEEEVDKLVAGILKTKEYFSNV from the coding sequence ATGAATATCTCAGATATTCGAAAACACTTTCCGATTCTTGATCAGCAAGTAAACGGTAGAGACCTTGTCTATTTAGATAGTGCGGCAACGTCTCAAAAGCCGTTAGCAGTAATTGATGCATTATCTACCTACTATCGTGAATATAATTCTAATGTACATCGTGGTGTTCATACTCTTGGAACACGCGCAACAGACGGCTATGAAGGTGCTCGTGAAAAAGTAAGGAAATTTATTGGCGCTAAGTCAATGCAGGAGATTATTTTCACACGTGGTGCAACTACAGCCTTAAATATCGTTGCACAGAGTTATGGTTTAGCGAATGTGAAGCAGGGTGATGAAATTGTCATCACCTACATGGAGCACCATGCAAATGTGATTCCTTGGCAGCAAGTAGCTAAAATCACTGGCGCAACATTAAAATATATTCCATTGCAAGAGGATGGAACAATTGATCTAAAAGATGTGGAAGAAACGGTTACTTCCCAGACGAAGATTGTTTCTGTCATGCAGGTGTCAAATGTTCTAGGTACGATTAATCCAATTAAAGAAATTGCACAAATTGCCCACAAGCATGGTGCCATTATGGTTGTTGATGGAGCGCAAAGTACTCCACATATGAAAGTGGATGTTCAGGATTTAGACTGTGATTTCTTTGCCTTCTCAGGTCATAAAATGGGTGCACCAACTGGAATCGGTGTTCTCTATGGAAAGAAGCAGCTTCTTGAAAAAATGGAGCCTGTTGAATTTGGTGGAGAGATGATTGATTTCGTAGGACTTCAAGAATCAACATGGAAAGAGCTACCTTGGAAATTTGAAGCTGGCACACCAATTATTGCAGGTGCAATTGGACTTGGAGCTGCTATTGATTTCTTACAGGAAATTGGTCTAGAGAACATTGAAGCACATGAGCATAAACTAGCACAATATGCTATGGAGAAATTAAGTGATGTTGAGGGTTTAACTATATATGGACCAAATCATCGTGCGGGCCTCATTACCTTTAATATTGAAGATGTTCACCCACATGATGTGGCAACTGTATTAGATGCTGAGGGAATTGCTGTACGTGCAGGACATCACTGTGCACAGCCTTTAATGAAATGGCTAAAAGTATCTGCAACTGCAAGAGCTAGCTTCTACCTGTATAATACAGAAGAAGAAGTCGACAAGTTAGTGGCCGGTATCTTAAAAACAAAGGAGTACTTCAGTAATGTCTAA
- the sufU gene encoding Fe-S cluster assembly sulfur transfer protein SufU, with amino-acid sequence MSNSVNLDTLYRQVIMDHYKNPRNKGVLEDSLTIDMNNPTCGDRIRLTLDIEDDIVKDAKFDGEGCSISMSSASMMTQAIKGKSLDKALQMSQIFSKMMVGEEYDEDIDLGDIESLQGVAKFPARIKCATLPWKAMEKGVNNTSNE; translated from the coding sequence ATGTCTAATTCTGTTAATCTTGATACACTATATCGTCAAGTGATTATGGACCATTACAAGAATCCTAGAAATAAAGGGGTTCTTGAGGATAGTCTGACAATAGATATGAACAATCCAACTTGTGGTGACCGTATCCGCTTAACATTAGATATTGAAGATGATATTGTCAAGGATGCTAAATTCGATGGTGAAGGCTGCTCTATTTCAATGTCATCTGCATCAATGATGACTCAAGCGATCAAAGGGAAATCATTAGACAAAGCATTACAAATGTCGCAAATTTTCTCTAAAATGATGGTTGGGGAAGAATATGATGAAGATATTGACTTAGGTGATATTGAATCATTACAAGGTGTAGCAAAATTTCCTGCCCGAATTAAATGTGCTACATTACCTTGGAAAGCAATGGAAAAGGGCGTTAATAATACTAGCAATGAATAA
- the sufB gene encoding Fe-S cluster assembly protein SufB has product MAKKAPEIGDYKYGFADKDVSIFRSERGLTKEIVEEISRMKNEPQWMLDFRLKSLEHFYNMPMPQWGGNMAELNFDEITYYVKPSEKSERSWDEVPEEIKNTFDKLGIPEAEQKYLAGVSAQYESEVVYHNMKEDLEDLGIVFKDTDTALKENEDIFREHFGKVIPPTDNKFSALNSAVWSGGSFIYVPKGVKVDTPLQAYFRINSENMGQFERTLIVVDEGAHVHYVEGCTAPVYTTNSLHSAVVEIIVKDGGYCRYTTIQNWANNVFNLVTKRAVCDANATMEWIDGNIGSKLTMKYPAVILRGEGARGMTLSIALAGKGQHQDAGAKMIHLAPNTSSTIVSKSISKQGGKVTYRGIVHFGRKAEGARSNIECDTLIMDNQSTSDTIPYNEILNDNISLEHEAKVSKVSEEQLFYLMSRGISEEEATEMIVMGFIEPFTKELPMEYAVEMNRLIKFEMEGSIG; this is encoded by the coding sequence ATGGCAAAAAAAGCACCTGAAATTGGCGATTACAAATATGGATTTGCTGACAAGGATGTTTCCATCTTCCGTTCAGAGCGAGGTTTAACGAAAGAAATCGTTGAAGAAATTTCTCGCATGAAAAACGAACCACAATGGATGCTTGATTTCCGCTTGAAATCTTTAGAGCATTTTTATAATATGCCAATGCCTCAATGGGGCGGTAACATGGCTGAGCTTAACTTTGATGAGATTACTTATTATGTTAAGCCATCTGAAAAATCTGAGCGCTCATGGGATGAAGTTCCTGAGGAAATCAAAAACACATTTGATAAATTAGGAATTCCAGAAGCAGAGCAAAAATATTTAGCGGGTGTATCTGCTCAATATGAATCAGAGGTTGTTTATCACAACATGAAGGAAGATCTTGAAGATTTAGGTATTGTATTTAAGGATACGGATACTGCTCTTAAAGAAAATGAAGATATTTTCCGCGAGCATTTTGGAAAAGTTATCCCACCAACTGATAACAAGTTCTCTGCTTTAAACTCAGCTGTATGGTCTGGTGGTTCATTCATCTATGTACCTAAGGGTGTAAAAGTGGATACGCCACTTCAAGCTTACTTCCGTATTAACTCTGAAAATATGGGTCAATTTGAGCGTACATTAATCGTTGTAGACGAAGGCGCGCATGTACACTATGTAGAGGGATGTACAGCACCTGTTTACACTACAAACTCACTTCACAGTGCGGTTGTTGAAATTATCGTTAAAGATGGTGGATATTGCCGTTATACAACGATTCAAAACTGGGCGAACAACGTATTCAACCTAGTTACAAAACGTGCAGTTTGTGATGCGAACGCAACAATGGAATGGATTGATGGTAACATCGGGTCTAAGCTTACAATGAAATACCCTGCAGTTATTCTTCGTGGTGAAGGTGCTCGTGGTATGACTCTTTCAATTGCTCTTGCAGGTAAAGGTCAGCACCAGGATGCAGGTGCTAAAATGATTCACCTTGCACCAAATACGTCATCAACGATTGTTTCAAAATCCATCTCTAAACAAGGTGGTAAAGTAACATACCGTGGTATTGTACACTTTGGACGTAAAGCAGAAGGCGCAAGATCAAATATTGAATGTGATACACTCATCATGGATAATCAATCAACATCTGATACAATCCCATACAATGAAATCCTAAACGACAATATTTCACTTGAGCATGAAGCGAAAGTATCAAAAGTATCTGAAGAACAGCTCTTCTACTTAATGAGCCGTGGTATTTCAGAGGAAGAAGCAACTGAAATGATCGTAATGGGCTTCATCGAGCCATTTACAAAAGAACTTCCAATGGAATATGCAGTTGAAATGAACCGTCTAATCAAGTTCGAGATGGAAGGTTCGATTGGATAA
- a CDS encoding NUDIX hydrolase: protein MGYIMELREIVGNRPLIMTGACVILMNSHNEMLLQLRRDNNCWGFPGGSLEMGERVEETAKRELFEETGLLAKELLLFNVFSGQDLYYKYPNGDEVYNVVTAYICKNYEGTLRKEEKEVQELKFFNMADIPSPISPPDLPILNEYIKKCLF from the coding sequence ATGGGATATATTATGGAGTTAAGGGAAATAGTAGGGAATCGTCCTCTCATCATGACTGGCGCGTGTGTCATTCTGATGAATAGTCATAATGAGATGTTATTACAACTTCGGAGGGACAATAATTGTTGGGGATTTCCAGGTGGTTCATTAGAAATGGGAGAAAGAGTAGAAGAGACAGCTAAAAGAGAATTATTTGAAGAAACGGGCTTGTTGGCAAAAGAATTACTGTTATTTAATGTCTTTTCCGGACAAGATTTATACTATAAATATCCTAATGGAGATGAAGTTTATAATGTGGTGACAGCATACATATGTAAAAATTATGAAGGTACGTTGAGAAAGGAAGAAAAAGAAGTTCAGGAACTAAAATTTTTTAATATGGCTGACATTCCATCTCCTATTAGTCCGCCTGATTTACCAATACTAAATGAGTATATAAAGAAGTGCTTATTTTGA
- a CDS encoding alpha/beta fold hydrolase — MNPKTNSSAYNLEQEIKRWKGFFGVWNSPTPKIGVTPREPVWKKNKATLWYYAPSEKKYRVPLFLVYSLVNQPFILDMAPGNSVIENFTRNGFEVYLLDFGIPGYEDKDITAIDYVVDYIQKGVRRAIRHSNAKEITLIGYCLGGTLATMYTTIAEEPIRNLIVNVSPIDFETVPYFKEIAQASKEGLLDVNDLLETTGLVSGRAMKAAMRMVTSPIYFSPYLSLLNKAYDDQYVEKWKRLKKWTDGHIPFTGAAMKELIEELGKGNKLIDGGLKIHGKEAHLSNIHANLLVISNDFDRLVLKEQNIRVIDYVSSKDKTFKLEKGGHTTRANDNHLPPLLANWLPSRSEPIETK; from the coding sequence ATGAACCCAAAAACTAACAGTTCAGCCTATAACCTAGAACAAGAAATAAAGCGGTGGAAAGGATTTTTCGGGGTTTGGAATAGTCCTACACCCAAGATAGGTGTAACACCAAGAGAACCTGTTTGGAAAAAGAACAAAGCAACACTTTGGTATTACGCTCCGTCTGAAAAGAAATACAGGGTTCCCTTATTTCTTGTCTATTCATTAGTCAATCAACCATTTATTTTAGATATGGCACCAGGGAATAGTGTGATTGAAAATTTCACCCGAAATGGTTTTGAAGTCTATCTTTTAGATTTCGGTATCCCTGGCTATGAAGACAAAGATATCACAGCCATTGATTACGTTGTTGACTATATCCAAAAGGGTGTACGAAGAGCAATTAGACATTCGAATGCGAAAGAAATCACACTTATCGGCTATTGTTTAGGAGGTACTCTTGCAACCATGTATACGACAATTGCCGAAGAACCTATACGTAACTTAATAGTAAATGTCTCTCCAATTGACTTTGAGACCGTTCCCTACTTCAAAGAAATTGCACAAGCTAGCAAAGAAGGGTTATTAGATGTAAATGATCTGCTTGAAACAACAGGACTTGTTTCTGGACGTGCCATGAAAGCGGCAATGAGAATGGTCACAAGCCCTATCTATTTTAGTCCTTACCTTTCTTTATTAAATAAAGCTTATGATGATCAGTATGTAGAGAAATGGAAACGACTAAAAAAGTGGACAGATGGCCATATTCCATTTACTGGAGCAGCCATGAAAGAACTCATTGAAGAGTTAGGGAAAGGAAATAAATTAATAGACGGCGGACTAAAGATTCATGGTAAAGAAGCTCATTTATCCAATATCCATGCAAACCTGCTCGTCATCTCAAATGATTTTGATCGTCTCGTCTTAAAAGAGCAAAACATCCGAGTCATTGACTATGTGTCAAGTAAAGATAAGACCTTTAAGCTTGAAAAAGGCGGGCATACTACGAGGGCAAATGATAACCATTTACCTCCCCTATTGGCTAACTGGCTTCCTAGTCGGTCAGAACCGATTGAAACTAAGTAG
- a CDS encoding DUF72 domain-containing protein: MSTIQIGLTGWGDHDSLYSSSTHSSKKLQEYAAHFPTVEIDASFYAIQPIRNSEKWIKETPEKFQFIMKAYQGMTGHLRGEIPFKDKTEMFEAFLNSIEPLKQSNKLAMVLFQFPPWFGCNRENVSYLKWCKEQMRDTEVALEFRHRSWFTPPYYEKTLQFMEEEKWIHSIVDEPQAGERSIPTVLHPTTPHKTLIRLHGRNIHGWNKPSSGDNWRDVRYLYNYNKEELLQWKEYVETLQKQTNQLYMLFNNNSGGDAATNAKEMLKLFNITYTGLAEKQLTFFEDEEGRM; the protein is encoded by the coding sequence TTGTCTACAATTCAAATTGGGCTAACAGGCTGGGGAGATCATGATTCTCTTTATTCTTCCTCCACACATTCATCAAAAAAACTTCAGGAATATGCGGCGCATTTTCCTACTGTTGAAATAGATGCCAGCTTTTATGCCATTCAACCAATAAGAAATAGTGAAAAATGGATAAAGGAAACTCCTGAAAAGTTTCAATTTATTATGAAAGCATATCAAGGGATGACAGGTCACCTTCGTGGTGAAATTCCTTTCAAAGATAAAACAGAAATGTTTGAGGCTTTTTTAAACTCAATTGAACCTTTAAAACAATCAAATAAATTGGCGATGGTCCTTTTTCAATTTCCACCATGGTTTGGATGCAATAGAGAAAATGTTTCCTATTTAAAATGGTGTAAAGAGCAAATGAGGGATACGGAGGTAGCGCTGGAGTTTCGCCATCGTTCATGGTTTACACCTCCTTATTATGAGAAAACCCTTCAATTTATGGAAGAAGAGAAATGGATACATAGTATTGTAGATGAACCACAGGCTGGAGAAAGGTCAATTCCTACTGTGCTTCATCCGACAACTCCTCACAAGACTCTTATTCGATTGCATGGAAGAAATATTCATGGATGGAATAAACCCTCCTCAGGTGACAACTGGAGAGATGTAAGGTATTTATATAACTATAATAAAGAGGAGCTTCTTCAATGGAAGGAGTATGTAGAGACTCTCCAAAAACAAACAAATCAACTTTATATGCTATTTAATAATAATTCTGGTGGGGATGCAGCAACTAATGCGAAAGAGATGTTGAAGCTATTTAACATTACTTACACAGGATTAGCGGAAAAGCAGCTTACGTTCTTTGAAGATGAAGAGGGGAGAATGTAA